The following coding sequences are from one Culex quinquefasciatus strain JHB chromosome 1, VPISU_Cqui_1.0_pri_paternal, whole genome shotgun sequence window:
- the LOC6037926 gene encoding protein white: MTINTDDQYADNESKSNITSRRYSSSSYPEPDDGINHAATDDKATLIQVWKPKNYGSVKGQIPQHDRLTYTWKEIDVFGEMPGDSKKESICNRLCSCFSRQKKDFNPRKHLLKNVTGMAKSGELLAVMGSSGAGKTTLLNALSFRSPPGVKIAPTSVRALNGIPVNAEQLRARCAYVQQDDLFIAALTTKEHLIFQAMLRMGRNVPKSVKMNRVNEVLQELSLTKCADTVIGAPGRIKGLSGGERKRLAFASETLTDPHLLLCDEPTSGLDSFMAHSVLQVLKGMAMKGKTIILTIHQPSSELYCLFDKILLMAEGRVAFLGSPYQAAEFFSQLGIPCPPNYNPADFYVQMLAIAPNKESECRDTIKKICDSFATSPIAREVAEVAATGKNVEEHYFLQPMEGVSRTGYRSSWWTQFYYVLWRSWLTVLKDPMLVKVRLLQTAMVATLIGAIYFGQQLDQDGVMNINGALFLFLTNMTFQNVFAVINVFSAELPVFLREKRSRLFRVDTYFLGKTIAEMPLFIAVPFVFTSITYPMIGLKSGYVHYLIALSVVTLVANVATSFGYLISCASSSISMALSVGPPVIIPFLIFGGFFLNSASVPAYFHYLSYFSWFRYANEALLINQWSTIEEGEIACTRMNVTCPSSGQIILETYNFREEDFAFDIGCLCVLIVLFRLGALFCLWLRSRSKE, encoded by the exons ATGACAATTAATACGGACGACCAGTATGCTGATAATGAAAGCAAGAGTAACATCACATCAAGG CGCTACAGCTCCAGCAGCTACCCGGAACCGGACGACGGCATCAACCATGCCGCGACGGACGACAAAGCCACCCTCATCCAGGTGTGGAAACCGAAGAACTACGGCTCGGTCAAGGGCCAGATTCCGCAGCACGATCGGCTGACGTACACGTGGAAGGAGATCGACGTGTTTGGCGAGATGCCGGGCGACTCGAAGAAGGAATCGATCTGCAACCGGCTGTGTTCGTGCTTTTCCCGCCAGAAGAAGGACTTTAACCCGCGGAAACACCTGCTGAAGAACGTGACCGGCATGGCCAAGAGCGGCGAACTGTTGGCCGTGATGGGCAGTTCCGGTGCGGGCAAGACCACCCTGTTGAACGCGCTGTCCTTCAGATCACCGCCGGGGGTGAAGATAGCGCCCACGTCGGTGCGTGCCCTCAACGGAATTCCGGTCAACGCCGAGCAGCTTCGGGCCCGGTGTGCGTACGTGCAGCAGGACGACCTGTTCATAGCCGCACTCACCACCAAGGAACATCTGATCTTCCAGGCGATGCTCCGAATGGGCAGAAATGTCCCCAAAAGCGTCAAGATGAACCGCGTCAACGAAGTGCTACAGGAGCTGTCCCTGACCAAGTGTGCGGACACGGTCATCGGAGCGCCAGGACGGATCAAGGGTCTGTCGGGTGGGGAGAGGAAACGTCTGGCGTTCGCGTCGGAAACACTCACCGATCCGCATCTGCTGCTGTGCGACGAGCCCACGTCCGGACTGGACTCGTTCATGGCGCACAGCGTGCTGCAGGTGCTGAAGGGAATGGCCATGAAGGGCAAGACGATCATTCTGACCATCCATCAGCCCTCGTCCGAACTGTACTGCCTGTTCGACAAGATACTGCTGATGGCGGAGGGTCGGGTGGCGTTTTTGGGTTCGCCGTACCAGGCGGCGGAGTTTTTCTCGCA ACTCGGCATCCCCTGCCCGCCCAACTACAACCCGGCTGACTTTTACGTGCAGATGCTGGCGATCGCCCCGAACAAGGAGTCCGAGTGCCGGGACACGATCAAGAAGATCTGCGACTCGTTCGCGACCAGCCCGATCGCGCGCGAGGTCGCCGAGGTGGCCGCCACGGGCAAGAACGTCGAGGAGCACTACTTCCTGCAGCCGATGGAGGGCGTCAGCCGGACCGGCTATCGGTCCTCGTGGTGGACCCAGTTCTACTACGTGCTGTGGCGCTCGTGGTTGACCGTGCTCAAGGATCCGATGCTGGTCAAGGTGCGCCTGCTGCAGACGGCG ATGGTGGCCACCCTGATCGGTGCGATCTACTTTGGCCAGCAGCTCGACCAGGACGGCGTGATGAACATCAACGGAGCGCTGTTCCTCTTCCTGACCAACATGACCTTCCAGAACGTGTTTGCCGTGATCAACGTGTTCTCCGCGGAGCTGCCGGTGTTTTTGCGAGAAAAGCGGTCCCGGCTGTTCCGGGTCGACACGTACTTCTTGGGGAAAACCATCGCCGAAATGCCACTCTTCATAGCGGTGCCGTTCGTGTTCACCTCGATCACCTATCCGATGATTGGACTCAAGTCAGGTTACGTCCACTATTTGATTGCTCTCTCCGTCGTGACGCTGGTGGCCAACGTAGCGACTTCATTTG GCTATCTCATCTCCTGCGCCAGCTCGTCCATTTCGATGGCCCTCTCGGTCGGACCGCCGGTAATCATCCCCTTCCTGATCTTCGGCGGGTTCTTCCTCAACTCGGCCTCCGTTCCGGCCTACTTCCACTATCTGTCGTACTTTTCGTGGTTCCGTTACGCCAACGAGGCGCTGCTCATCAACCAGTGGAGCACGATCGAGGAGGGCGAAATCGCGTGCACCCGGATGAACGTCACCTGTCCCAGCTCGGGCCAGATCATCCTGGAGACGTACAACTTCCGCGAGGAGGACTTTGCGTTCGACATCGGCTGTCTGTGCGTGCTGATTGTGCTGTTCCGGCTGGGGGCGCTGTTCTGTCTGTGGTTGCGCTCGCGAAGCAAGGAGTAA